In one window of Bacteroidota bacterium DNA:
- the aroF gene encoding 3-deoxy-7-phosphoheptulonate synthase, with amino-acid sequence MILHLKNTTDKKTADTMAAFYEAVTLASEGRTLLVTPSRFKTIDEKHTAFVEAIFVTETDMQLSSRSYRSETRTVKVGNLNTGGSTGNTLIAIGPCSVESEEQLEVTAQLIKKLGLNTLRAGAYKPRTSPYTFQGMGIEGLKLLAGIREKYGLAIITEVRDSTHADAVIEYADMIQVGAKSMYDHGILRKCGKTNKPILLKRGFGSTLQEFVQAAEFILSGGNENVILCERGIRTFETKTRFTLDLCGAAYLKEYTNLPVVLDPSHAMGYAYGVPDLACACMAMDVDGLLIEVHPNPSVALSDASQQLTHEQFTKLFERLNAIATALNKTII; translated from the coding sequence ATGATATTGCACCTGAAAAATACAACCGATAAGAAAACCGCGGATACTATGGCGGCATTTTACGAAGCCGTTACCCTCGCTTCAGAAGGTCGCACCCTACTCGTTACACCTTCGCGCTTTAAGACCATAGATGAAAAACATACGGCGTTTGTTGAAGCCATTTTTGTGACGGAAACCGACATGCAGCTCTCATCGCGCAGCTATAGGTCAGAAACACGCACTGTGAAAGTTGGCAATCTCAACACAGGAGGCAGCACGGGCAATACGCTTATAGCCATTGGTCCATGCTCGGTTGAATCGGAAGAACAATTGGAAGTGACAGCGCAGCTCATCAAAAAACTTGGATTGAACACCCTGCGTGCCGGAGCCTACAAGCCGCGTACTTCGCCCTATACCTTTCAGGGAATGGGCATCGAAGGACTGAAATTACTTGCAGGTATACGCGAGAAGTACGGCCTGGCAATCATTACCGAAGTACGCGACTCTACCCATGCAGATGCGGTTATAGAATACGCCGACATGATACAGGTTGGCGCAAAATCCATGTACGACCACGGTATTTTACGCAAATGCGGTAAAACGAATAAACCTATTTTACTTAAACGGGGTTTCGGAAGCACGCTGCAGGAATTTGTGCAGGCGGCAGAATTCATCCTTTCAGGAGGCAATGAAAACGTAATCCTGTGCGAACGCGGCATTCGCACCTTCGAAACCAAAACTCGATTCACGTTAGATCTTTGTGGCGCCGCTTATCTGAAAGAATATACAAACCTTCCTGTTGTACTCGACCCCAGCCATGCCATGGGCTATGCTTATGGCGTGCCCGATCTTGCCTGCGCTTGCATGGCGATGGATGTTGACGGTTTGCTGATTGAGGTACATCCCAACCCTTCAGTAGCACTTTCAGACGCATCGCAACAACTCACTCATGAGCAGTTCACAAAA
- a CDS encoding CBS domain-containing protein, protein MKISASIYSSKDKTLENLIRELDDHRVDYFHIDCNNDLNVFEDIRSIRNISKTPIDLHLITAEPELFYDKIVELGIEKVTLQFENLIPGFIPPVHLNTHLGLAITSETPVSIFEQYSRCFSFILFMTTTPGVSGGRFDKQNFRKIRQFRADFPDKDIHVDGGINEELSFILRNMGVNVAVIGSYLFKGDFIGSALLRLQSNDIESHYCIRDFMLEGDEIPVITANGNFNFLDVLTKIEAYRMGFTNVVDEMGFMLGIISNADVRKALIRHYGDLNNIQASSLINRSPALVCEDNTVTEVLEYINKLNFPVLFLPVVDKNNKITGTIKFNNLIKGES, encoded by the coding sequence TCAATATATTCAAGTAAAGACAAAACCCTCGAAAATCTCATACGCGAACTGGACGACCACCGCGTTGATTACTTTCATATTGACTGTAACAACGACCTGAATGTTTTTGAAGATATCCGAAGTATTCGCAATATCAGCAAAACGCCTATTGACCTGCATCTTATCACAGCTGAGCCCGAACTATTCTACGATAAAATAGTAGAATTAGGCATTGAAAAAGTGACACTTCAGTTCGAAAATCTCATCCCGGGATTCATCCCGCCTGTACACCTTAATACTCATTTGGGTTTAGCAATCACATCAGAAACGCCGGTCAGCATATTTGAGCAGTACAGCCGCTGTTTTTCGTTTATACTTTTCATGACCACTACGCCGGGAGTGAGCGGTGGCCGTTTCGATAAGCAAAACTTCAGGAAAATAAGGCAGTTCAGAGCCGACTTCCCCGACAAAGACATTCATGTTGACGGCGGTATCAACGAAGAATTATCGTTCATCCTTAGAAATATGGGGGTTAATGTTGCCGTTATCGGCTCCTACCTTTTTAAAGGTGATTTCATTGGCTCCGCCCTGCTGCGTCTGCAAAGCAACGATATAGAATCGCATTACTGCATACGCGATTTCATGCTCGAAGGTGACGAAATTCCCGTTATCACGGCAAACGGTAATTTTAATTTTCTGGATGTGCTGACTAAGATTGAAGCATACCGCATGGGATTTACCAATGTGGTTGATGAAATGGGATTCATGCTCGGCATTATTTCCAATGCCGATGTGCGTAAAGCACTTATCCGGCATTACGGCGACCTGAACAATATACAGGCGTCATCGCTGATTAACCGCTCCCCTGCCCTCGTCTGTGAAGACAACACAGTAACCGAAGTACTTGAATATATTAATAAGCTGAACTTCCCCGTGCTATTTCTGCCCGTTGTAGATAAAAATAATAAAATCACCGGAACCATAAAATTCAACAACCTGATTAAAGGCGAATCATGA